A single region of the Halobellus ruber genome encodes:
- a CDS encoding DUF7847 domain-containing protein, producing the protein MAVVAAFNDGAAASKRQSVLLVAGLVPGAGSQLRHVDDLVGSPVLSAGASVAWLVAFPFVLGTARDAVEGPGVSPARIVTSARTHYLRPVLATVLFVGIVLGAGRLLGVAGLVFGIGTTALTAAHELLAVAAGIGSMLVWLASVLVVCLFVQFYDAATVVEDHGVTGAFRSSARLVRANLTSVVGVSEIWLVLSNAFRIPEFVRRTVLIGRTPPDAPGCRSARGRRWPVGGGRRVLLHAAYYLRLIATTAPLGRGG; encoded by the coding sequence ATGGCCGTTGTCGCCGCGTTCAACGACGGAGCCGCTGCCTCAAAGAGACAGTCGGTGCTACTCGTTGCCGGGCTGGTTCCCGGGGCCGGCAGCCAGCTCCGACACGTCGACGACCTCGTCGGGTCGCCGGTGCTCTCGGCGGGGGCGTCAGTGGCGTGGCTGGTCGCTTTCCCGTTCGTGCTCGGAACTGCCCGCGACGCGGTCGAGGGACCGGGCGTTTCACCCGCTCGGATCGTCACCAGCGCCCGGACGCATTACCTCCGGCCGGTTCTGGCAACCGTACTGTTCGTGGGTATCGTCCTCGGGGCCGGCAGACTGCTCGGAGTTGCCGGACTCGTGTTCGGGATCGGAACGACCGCACTCACAGCGGCACACGAACTGCTCGCCGTCGCTGCCGGCATCGGCTCTATGCTCGTGTGGCTGGCGTCCGTACTCGTCGTCTGTCTGTTCGTGCAGTTTTACGACGCCGCGACCGTCGTCGAGGACCACGGCGTGACGGGGGCGTTCCGGAGCAGCGCCCGACTCGTCCGTGCGAATCTCACAAGCGTCGTCGGGGTCTCGGAAATCTGGCTCGTCCTATCGAACGCCTTCCGCATCCCCGAGTTCGTGCGCAGAACGGTACTGATCGGTCGCACCCCCCCAGACGCTCCCGGCTGCCGTTCCGCTCGCGGTCGGCGTTGGCCCGTCGGCGGCGGGCGTCGCGTACTTCTACACGCGGCGTACTATCTGCGACTGATCGCTACCACGGCCCCTTTGGGGCGAGGAGGATGA
- a CDS encoding ArsR/SmtB family transcription factor: MPRLLPTQTDATIERSDSPTVLSLDDDDTRDVIEALSSETAYGIFRLLNETPATPARIAEQLDQSIQNVHYHLSNLESAGVIEVTDTCYSEKGREMSVYVVSEDPTLLFLGTEDDRPSLKRAFRSFASLLGPPSILLAAGEAVSQLLTGE; this comes from the coding sequence ATGCCACGACTCCTCCCGACACAGACGGACGCGACGATCGAACGAAGCGACTCCCCGACCGTCCTGAGTCTCGACGACGACGACACCAGGGACGTGATCGAAGCGCTGTCCTCCGAAACGGCCTACGGGATCTTCCGTCTGCTCAACGAGACGCCGGCGACGCCGGCACGGATCGCCGAACAGCTCGATCAGAGCATACAGAACGTTCACTACCACCTGTCAAACCTCGAATCGGCCGGCGTGATCGAGGTCACGGACACGTGCTACTCCGAAAAGGGGCGTGAGATGAGCGTGTACGTCGTGTCCGAGGATCCGACGCTGCTGTTTCTCGGCACGGAGGACGACCGGCCGAGTCTCAAGCGCGCGTTCAGATCCTTCGCCTCGCTGCTCGGCCCCCCGTCGATCCTGCTTGCGGCCGGCGAAGCAGTGTCGCAGCTACTCACTGGCGAATGA